AATGTTTGTTTACTTATGGGGAGTTATCGCACCCCTTAACTATGCTATCGGTGATCCAGAAAAAGTATGGATGGTAGCAGTTGCGGCAACATTTTTAGGAGGAGTAATTGAAGCTTTAGGTAGTTTTGTTGGACCATGGCTAAGAAAGTTCTTGCCACGTGCGGCTTTACTTGGAACAGTTGGTGGTATTGCGCTAGTATGGATGATCAACAAAGGATTCTATGATGTATATGCTGATCCAATCCTTGGAATGCCTGTATTGATAATTGCCATCATTGGATTAATTGGTGGATATGTATTTCCTAAAAAGATACCTGCGTTACTTGTAGCTGTTGTCGGAGGTATACTCTATGCTATTGTATTAGGTCGTGTAAAACCGGATGTAAGTGGTTTTGGATTTACGCTTACTAATCCTGTAGATGGAGTAAAGGCGGTTATAAATGGTATGAAGCTTATAGGACCATACCTTGCAGTTATTATACCTATTCAAATATATAACTTCATAGAGACAATGGATAATGTTGAATCTGCAATAGCCGCAGGTGATAAATATAATGTCCGTGAAGCTCAGATTGCTGATGGTTCAATGACTATGTTATCAGCTATTTTTGGTGGCGTTGTTCCTAACACTGTATGGCTTGGTCATCCTGGACTAAAAAAAGGTAAAGCAGGTTCTGGATATTCTTGGATATCTGGACTGATATTAGGAGCTGCTGGTATCTTTGGAGCTTATGCATTCATTAATTCTATAATGCCTCCTGTAATTGCAGCAATCACATTTGTTTGGTGTTCAATAACTATTATCGTACAGGCATTTAGAGAAGCTAGACCATTCAGACATGGTGCAGCAGTTGTTGTTGCATTCATACCACATATTGCTGATTACATATATACTGAGGTAACATTAGCGTTATCCTCCCAAGGTATTTATGAGGTTACACCAGAGATTGCTTCGGCTCTGACTAATGAAGGGGTAATGTGGGCAGGAGTAACAGAACTAAAATATGGAGCTATTTTGACTGGTATGTTATGGGCGGCTATCACTGCTTTTATAATTGATAAACGCTTGGATAAAGCGGGTTATGTTGGATTGGTGGCAGCTGCATTGGCTCTCGTTGGTTTTATTCATTCACCATCCTTGGGAATAAGCTTGAACCCTTATTTCTACGGTTACCTAATAATGGGTATCATATGTATTGTACTCAATCTATTTAAAGGTAGTTTCACTGTGCCTGATGACTATGACTATATTTAATAATCAACAATTACATAAAGGATTACAACAATCACATAAATGACTATGATTAACATAAGAAGACTTGGGAATAAAATCTCCAAGTCTTTTTATTATGTAATAAATCACTAGGATACATTTGCTTTTTAAGGTAAGTGGAATTGATAGATATATTTATGGAATTATAAACTGAAATAAGTCATATTTTATTAACTCCTTGAATATAAGGTATATTCATAAAGAACAATATATATGAATATATTATATTACTAGGACAAGGAGGAGATTTATATGTTAAGAGGATTCAGAAAGTTTTTATGCCTATTATGCGCTATATCCTTGCTTGCAATACCTACACGTAATGTTACATATGCACAAGACAATGCAAACTTTTATGTTGGGACAGGTATTTACGATATCACAGGACCAGCCGCAGAAGTAGTAATGATGGGTTATGCCAGCAATGAACAAATAACAGAAGGGATTCATCTTAGACTTCGGTCAAGGGCATTTATAGTTGCTGATAACACCGATAATAAGAGAACTGTGTTTGTTAGTGCAGATTTGGGACAACTTTTTCAGGGAGTCAAACAGGGCGTAATGAGGAAATTGCAGGAGACATATGGTGATTTATATAGAGATGAAAACGTTATGTTAAGTGCTACTCATACTCATTGTGGTCCAGCAGGTCATTCTCATTATGCTTTATATAATATTTCAGCATATGGTTACATTGAAGAAAATTATGACTGTATAGTAGATGGTGTATATAATTCTATAGTAAGAGCTCATAATAACCTTGAAACAGGTTATATTGAGATTAATTCTTCTACTCTTAATGGGACAAGTATCAATAGGTCTATTGTAGCCTATAATAACAATGATGAAGATGAGAGAAATATTTTTACAGATGATATTGATAGGGACATGGTAATGCTTAATTTCAAAAACAGTAATGGAGACTTATTGGGAATAATAAATTGGTTCCCAATACATCCAACATCTATGGGTAATACAAATCATTATATATCCAGTGATAATAAAGGATATGCATCATATCTATATGAAAAAACTATGGGTACTGATTATATGGCAGATAAAACATTTGTAGCTGCATTTGCCCAAAGTGATTGTGGTGATGTATCTCCGAATATTCATGGCGGAGAACTAGGATATGGAGATAATGATTTTGAAAGTACGAAATTTGCAGGAGAACAGCAATACTTGAAGGGACTTGAACTAAGTAATTCTGCAAATACTATTGTAAGTGGTAACATTGATTATAGACATAAATACATAGATTTTTCCAACATAAGTGTAGCTCCAGAGTATACTAGTTATAAGTGCAATAGCGAACTGCCAAATGAAATAACAGAATCAGACCATAAGTTGACCTATGATGCTGCTATAGGATATTCATTTGCTTGTGGAGCAGAGGATGGTCCTAGTAATATAGATATGTTCCATGAGGGAATGACTGCAGATGATTATCCAATAGATGAGGGATGCAACCTAGTAAAGACTGCTCAACATTTTTTGAATATAATTCCGGAAATCAATACTGTCAATGGATTGAAATATCCAGAACTATGGGAACAGCACTATCCAAAACCAATACTTTTTGCCACTGGAAAAGGAGAACCTTATCCTTGGACTCCAGAAATATTGCCTATACAGATTATGAAAATAGGTCAATTAATCTTAGTGGCAGTTCCAGCTGAATTCACCTCTATGTCTGGTAGAAGGCTAAAAAGAATAGTCAAGCAGACTATGGACAAAGATTCTAATATAGACCATACCGTTGTTTTAGCAG
The window above is part of the Vallitalea guaymasensis genome. Proteins encoded here:
- a CDS encoding xanthine/uracil/vitamin C permease, with amino-acid sequence MKERKLPLFRSGDIGGIAYTLAGNIVNYIIVIGVLLYVFEWPEYLVFGRVIPGMSIGLMGSGFYYAWMANRLAKNEGRSDVTALPSGVSTPAMFVYLWGVIAPLNYAIGDPEKVWMVAVAATFLGGVIEALGSFVGPWLRKFLPRAALLGTVGGIALVWMINKGFYDVYADPILGMPVLIIAIIGLIGGYVFPKKIPALLVAVVGGILYAIVLGRVKPDVSGFGFTLTNPVDGVKAVINGMKLIGPYLAVIIPIQIYNFIETMDNVESAIAAGDKYNVREAQIADGSMTMLSAIFGGVVPNTVWLGHPGLKKGKAGSGYSWISGLILGAAGIFGAYAFINSIMPPVIAAITFVWCSITIIVQAFREARPFRHGAAVVVAFIPHIADYIYTEVTLALSSQGIYEVTPEIASALTNEGVMWAGVTELKYGAILTGMLWAAITAFIIDKRLDKAGYVGLVAAALALVGFIHSPSLGISLNPYFYGYLIMGIICIVLNLFKGSFTVPDDYDYI
- a CDS encoding neutral/alkaline non-lysosomal ceramidase N-terminal domain-containing protein; its protein translation is MLRGFRKFLCLLCAISLLAIPTRNVTYAQDNANFYVGTGIYDITGPAAEVVMMGYASNEQITEGIHLRLRSRAFIVADNTDNKRTVFVSADLGQLFQGVKQGVMRKLQETYGDLYRDENVMLSATHTHCGPAGHSHYALYNISAYGYIEENYDCIVDGVYNSIVRAHNNLETGYIEINSSTLNGTSINRSIVAYNNNDEDERNIFTDDIDRDMVMLNFKNSNGDLLGIINWFPIHPTSMGNTNHYISSDNKGYASYLYEKTMGTDYMADKTFVAAFAQSDCGDVSPNIHGGELGYGDNDFESTKFAGEQQYLKGLELSNSANTIVSGNIDYRHKYIDFSNISVAPEYTSYKCNSELPNEITESDHKLTYDAAIGYSFACGAEDGPSNIDMFHEGMTADDYPIDEGCNLVKTAQHFLNIIPEINTVNGLKYPELWEQHYPKPILFATGKGEPYPWTPEILPIQIMKIGQLILVAVPAEFTSMSGRRLKRIVKQTMDKDSNIDHTVVLAGLSNAYSGYVATQEEYDVQHYEGASTHFGKWTLPSYLQEFHKITNDMKNNVATEPGPTPRDLKDEQMCFQTGVVLDNVPIGKDFGEVEEDVNSSYNIGDDVSVSFWTGHPKNDLKTQSTYLEVQKRVDNQWVTIANDWDWETKYRWIRKDPVWGSSLAKVEWTIPNDTLPGTYRILHHGAYKNGWTGDIIHFDGLSSEFQIN